A stretch of the Poseidonibacter parvus genome encodes the following:
- a CDS encoding SPFH domain-containing protein, producing the protein MDESLVFAIAIIIFALIIVLKGVRIVPQSDLYIVERLGKFNKVLHGGFHLIIPVVDSIRNVLTSREQLVDIEKQSVITKDNVNISIDGIVFCKVDDAQEATYNVVDFKNAIANLAMTTLRSEIGGMDLDDTLSNRETLNAKLQSELGSAAANWGIKVTRVEISDISVPAEIERAMNMQMEAEREKRAIETKARADKEAVIRKAEGFRQEEFLKAEAIERMADAKRYEQEQVAAGQMEAMRLINESMSYNKDGAEFLLAKDRVAAFKSLAESPSNDKMILPYDVTQMIGSTSVLGDAFFKGVSNENTNNA; encoded by the coding sequence ATAGATGAAAGTTTGGTTTTTGCCATTGCAATTATAATTTTTGCATTAATTATAGTTTTAAAAGGGGTTAGAATTGTTCCTCAATCAGATTTATATATTGTTGAAAGATTGGGAAAATTTAATAAAGTTCTTCATGGTGGGTTTCATTTAATCATCCCTGTAGTTGATTCGATTAGAAATGTTTTAACTTCAAGAGAACAATTAGTTGATATTGAAAAACAATCAGTAATTACAAAAGATAATGTAAATATTTCAATTGATGGAATTGTTTTTTGTAAAGTAGATGATGCACAAGAAGCTACATATAATGTAGTAGATTTTAAAAATGCTATTGCAAACCTTGCAATGACAACTTTAAGATCTGAAATTGGTGGAATGGATTTAGATGATACTTTATCAAATAGAGAAACATTAAATGCAAAACTTCAAAGTGAATTAGGAAGTGCAGCTGCTAACTGGGGAATAAAAGTAACTCGTGTTGAAATATCTGATATTTCTGTTCCTGCAGAAATTGAACGAGCTATGAATATGCAAATGGAAGCTGAAAGAGAAAAAAGAGCTATTGAAACAAAAGCAAGAGCAGATAAAGAAGCCGTAATTAGAAAAGCTGAAGGATTTAGACAAGAAGAGTTCTTAAAAGCAGAAGCAATTGAAAGAATGGCAGATGCAAAAAGATATGAACAAGAACAAGTTGCAGCAGGACAAATGGAAGCTATGCGATTAATTAATGAATCAATGTCTTATAATAAAGATGGTGCAGAGTTTTTACTTGCGAAAGATAGAGTTGCTGCTTTTAAATCATTAGCTGAAAGTCCATCAAATGATAAAATGATTTTACCTTATGATGTTACACAAATGATTGGAAGTACAAGTGTTCTTGGTGATGCTTTTTTCAAAGGTGTAAGTAACGAGAATACAAACAATGCTTAG
- a CDS encoding sensor histidine kinase produces the protein MNSKKKDFLISISIVFIFTLIIVLYVNYVLISLFGLNQENFIYIIIPLLLLALGIFLSFTSSILKPLFTSDDNLQKNLKETIHELNIPVSTIKMNTQLLEKSIKDEKSLKRLNRIKQASNNLIKLYDDMEYDIKKEIDVIDKQECFLDEIIANSINKFDDIKKDVIIKSSIPNIKLLTDINGFEKTIDNLILNAIKYNSSEDPIVEITFENNILSIFNKGKKIDTKNLLIIFDRYYQSDSSSEGFGLGLNIVKEFCDKNKIVIKIDTFKDGNTFNLNIKNILK, from the coding sequence TTGAATTCTAAGAAAAAAGATTTTCTAATTTCTATTTCAATTGTTTTTATTTTCACACTAATAATAGTTTTATATGTTAATTATGTTTTAATCTCTCTTTTTGGTTTAAATCAAGAAAATTTTATTTATATAATTATTCCTTTGTTACTTTTAGCTCTAGGTATTTTTCTTAGTTTTACATCAAGTATTTTAAAGCCTTTATTTACAAGTGATGATAACTTACAAAAAAATTTAAAAGAAACTATACATGAGTTAAATATTCCTGTTTCAACTATAAAAATGAATACTCAGCTTTTAGAAAAAAGTATAAAAGATGAAAAGAGTTTAAAACGTCTTAATAGAATTAAACAAGCTTCTAATAATCTTATAAAATTATATGACGATATGGAATATGATATAAAAAAAGAAATAGATGTAATTGATAAACAAGAATGCTTTTTAGATGAGATAATTGCAAATTCAATAAATAAATTTGATGATATAAAAAAAGATGTAATAATTAAATCAAGTATTCCAAATATCAAGCTTTTAACTGATATCAATGGTTTTGAAAAAACAATTGACAATCTTATTTTAAATGCGATTAAATATAATAGTAGTGAAGATCCCATTGTTGAGATTACATTTGAGAATAATATTTTATCTATATTTAATAAGGGTAAAAAAATTGATACAAAAAATTTACTTATAATTTTTGATAGATATTATCAATCAGATTCTTCAAGTGAAGGCTTTGGTTTAGGTTTAAATATTGTAAAAGAGTTTTGTGATAAAAATAAGATTGTTATTAAAATTGATACATTTAAAGACGGAAATACATTTAATTTAAATATAAAAAATATACTAAAATAA
- a CDS encoding response regulator transcription factor encodes MFNILVLEDDELFASTLEDFLEDEGFEVDIASDGEECLDLNYEKNYDLYIFDINVPKINGLDLLKQLRNSGDQTPSIFLTSYKDKDTLKEGFINGCDDYIRKPVDLDELILRIKALLKRNKKQFDIVELNSTLTFNPDTKRVFENNCDLNLPVKLTELLELFIENRGSIVTKEMIISKLWNVDEDYSEGSIRVYINQVKKLLGKESVLNIKGIGYKVEF; translated from the coding sequence ATGTTTAATATATTGGTTTTAGAAGATGATGAACTTTTTGCTTCTACTTTAGAAGACTTTTTAGAAGATGAAGGTTTTGAAGTAGATATTGCAAGTGATGGTGAAGAGTGTTTAGATTTAAACTATGAAAAAAACTATGATTTGTATATTTTTGATATTAATGTTCCTAAAATCAATGGCTTAGATTTATTAAAGCAACTACGTAATTCAGGTGACCAAACACCCTCTATATTTTTAACATCATATAAAGATAAAGATACTTTAAAAGAGGGTTTTATAAATGGTTGTGATGACTATATTAGAAAACCTGTTGATTTAGATGAATTGATTTTAAGAATAAAAGCTTTACTAAAAAGAAATAAAAAACAATTTGATATAGTAGAATTAAATTCAACGCTTACTTTTAATCCTGATACAAAAAGAGTTTTTGAAAATAATTGTGATTTAAATCTTCCTGTAAAACTTACAGAACTTTTAGAACTTTTTATTGAAAATAGAGGCTCAATTGTTACAAAAGAAATGATTATTTCCAAATTATGGAATGTTGATGAAGATTATAGTGAAGGCTCTATTAGAGTTTATATAAATCAAGTGAAAAAACTTTTAGGGAAAGAATCCGTTTTAAATATTAAAGGTATTGGGTACAAAGTTGAATTCTAA
- a CDS encoding tRNA (cytidine(34)-2'-O)-methyltransferase: MFNLVLLEPRMPGNVGTIGRLAFAMDCTLHLIKPYGFGDITEKEVRRAGLDYWFELDVREYENIEEFWEKNPFSPRHFFATTKTTQNYFEAKFEVGDYFYFGREDAGLPQEILDKSKEACITIPMTNEARSLNIANSVSIIAYEALRQNYNDFK; encoded by the coding sequence ATGTTTAATTTAGTTTTATTAGAACCACGAATGCCAGGAAATGTTGGAACTATAGGAAGACTAGCTTTTGCAATGGATTGTACTTTACATCTAATTAAACCTTATGGTTTTGGTGATATTACAGAAAAAGAAGTAAGAAGAGCAGGGCTTGATTACTGGTTTGAACTTGATGTAAGAGAATATGAAAATATTGAAGAGTTTTGGGAAAAGAATCCATTCTCTCCAAGACATTTTTTTGCAACTACTAAAACAACTCAAAACTACTTTGAAGCAAAATTTGAAGTAGGTGATTACTTCTATTTTGGACGTGAAGATGCTGGACTTCCTCAAGAAATATTAGATAAAAGTAAAGAGGCTTGTATTACAATTCCTATGACAAATGAAGCTAGAAGTTTAAATATTGCAAACTCTGTTTCTATTATTGCTTATGAGGCATTAAGACAAAACTACAACGACTTCAAGTAG
- the purU gene encoding formyltetrahydrofolate deformylase: protein MEEYILLIDTEDAKGLVYNISKVLFANNLNIEQNTEYVDKETNKFFMRSIISGNVLENILLKELKEVLPQNAEIKLSKKSKKDIVILATKESHVLGDLLIRYIDGELNANIKAVIANHEDLRSLVENFDIPFTCISAEGLSREDHEEKVIEKINEYEPELIVLAKYMRILTPNFVVTFPKKVLNIHHSFLPAFIGANPYKQAHQRGVKIIGATAHYVTNDLDEGPIIFQDVVNIDHSYSWQDMRKAGRNVEKIVLSNALHMLLDDKVFVHGNKTVIL from the coding sequence ATGGAAGAATACATACTTTTAATAGATACTGAAGACGCAAAAGGTTTAGTATATAATATCTCAAAAGTGCTTTTTGCAAATAACTTAAATATAGAACAAAATACTGAATATGTTGACAAAGAGACAAATAAATTCTTTATGAGATCAATAATATCAGGAAATGTTTTAGAGAATATACTTTTAAAAGAGTTAAAAGAAGTCTTACCTCAAAATGCAGAAATAAAGTTAAGCAAAAAATCTAAGAAAGATATAGTTATTTTAGCTACAAAAGAATCACATGTTTTAGGTGATTTACTTATTAGATATATTGATGGTGAGTTAAATGCAAATATTAAAGCGGTCATTGCAAACCATGAAGATTTAAGATCACTAGTTGAAAACTTTGATATTCCATTTACATGTATAAGTGCAGAGGGATTAAGTAGAGAAGATCATGAAGAAAAAGTAATTGAAAAAATCAATGAGTATGAACCAGAGTTAATTGTTTTAGCAAAATATATGAGAATATTAACTCCAAATTTTGTGGTAACATTCCCTAAAAAAGTTTTAAATATTCACCATTCATTTTTACCTGCATTTATTGGAGCAAATCCATATAAACAAGCACATCAAAGAGGTGTTAAGATTATTGGAGCAACTGCTCATTACGTTACAAATGATTTGGATGAAGGTCCAATTATTTTCCAAGATGTTGTAAATATTGATCACTCTTATTCTTGGCAAGATATGAGAAAAGCAGGGCGAAATGTAGAAAAAATTGTATTATCAAATGCACTACATATGTTACTTGATGATAAAGTATTTGTTCATGGAAATAAGACGGTAATTTTATAA
- the glpK gene encoding glycerol kinase GlpK: MKYILAIDQGTTSSRAILFNKEMKIEATSQEEFPQYFPNSGWVEHNPNDLFQTVINSCKNVLKEANATIEDIVSIGITNQRETTVVWDKHTGEAVYNAIVWQDRRTAKECNEFKKDGHEKMIMEKTGLLFDPYFSGMKLRWILENVEGAKQKALNGDLLFGTVDSFLIWKLSNKQNHVTDATNAARTMIFNIKTNEWDKEICSLLDIPMNILPEVKDCADDFASVHKDFFGKEIPINGVAGDQQSALVGQACFEPGMAKSTYGTGCFAILNLGENMVVSKNRLLTTIGYRLNGKTTYALEGSIFIAGAVVQWLRDGLKIIEEASNAQEMALNADENQQLYLVPAFTGLGAPYWDMECRGAIYGLTRGSGPNEFAKAALESVAYQTRDLIEAMFDDWNSFEKSNSNKKSVLRIDGGMSSSNYTMQFLSDMLAMAVDRPEILETTALGVAWLAGMKAGFYPNEEGFSDSWKLERKFEPSMDEEKREILYDGWKDAVQRTLS, encoded by the coding sequence ATGAAATACATTTTAGCAATAGATCAAGGTACAACTTCAAGCAGAGCAATACTATTTAATAAAGAAATGAAAATTGAAGCAACTTCTCAAGAAGAATTTCCTCAATACTTTCCAAATTCAGGATGGGTTGAACATAATCCTAATGACCTTTTTCAAACAGTAATAAATTCTTGCAAGAATGTATTAAAAGAAGCTAATGCTACAATTGAAGATATTGTATCTATAGGAATAACTAATCAAAGAGAAACAACTGTTGTTTGGGATAAACATACAGGAGAAGCAGTTTATAATGCAATTGTATGGCAAGATAGAAGAACAGCTAAAGAATGTAATGAATTTAAAAAAGATGGTCATGAAAAAATGATTATGGAAAAAACTGGTTTATTGTTTGATCCTTACTTTTCAGGAATGAAATTACGATGGATTCTTGAAAATGTTGAAGGTGCTAAGCAAAAAGCCTTAAATGGTGATTTATTATTTGGAACAGTTGATTCCTTTTTAATTTGGAAACTAAGTAATAAACAAAACCATGTCACAGATGCTACTAATGCTGCTAGAACTATGATTTTTAATATTAAAACAAATGAATGGGATAAAGAGATTTGTTCTTTGTTAGATATTCCTATGAATATATTACCTGAAGTTAAAGACTGTGCAGATGATTTTGCTTCTGTACATAAAGATTTTTTTGGTAAAGAAATACCAATTAATGGTGTTGCAGGAGATCAACAATCAGCACTTGTAGGTCAAGCTTGTTTTGAACCAGGAATGGCAAAATCTACTTATGGTACAGGTTGTTTTGCAATACTTAATCTCGGAGAAAATATGGTTGTATCAAAAAATAGACTACTTACAACTATTGGATATAGGTTGAATGGAAAAACAACATATGCATTAGAGGGTTCTATTTTCATTGCAGGAGCAGTTGTTCAATGGCTTAGAGATGGTCTAAAAATTATAGAAGAAGCAAGCAATGCACAAGAAATGGCACTTAATGCAGATGAAAATCAACAGCTTTATTTAGTACCAGCTTTTACAGGACTAGGTGCTCCTTATTGGGATATGGAATGTAGAGGTGCTATTTATGGTTTAACTCGTGGTTCTGGTCCTAATGAATTTGCAAAGGCAGCATTAGAAAGTGTTGCTTATCAAACAAGAGATTTAATTGAAGCTATGTTTGATGATTGGAATAGTTTTGAAAAAAGCAATAGTAATAAAAAATCTGTTTTAAGAATTGATGGTGGTATGTCTTCATCTAATTATACAATGCAATTTCTATCTGATATGTTAGCAATGGCAGTAGATAGACCTGAAATACTTGAAACAACAGCGCTAGGAGTTGCTTGGTTAGCAGGTATGAAAGCAGGTTTTTATCCTAATGAAGAAGGTTTTTCTGATTCTTGGAAACTTGAAAGAAAGTTTGAACCATCAATGGATGAAGAAAAAAGAGAAATTCTTTATGATGGTTGGAAAGATGCAGTTCAACGAACATTATCTTAG
- a CDS encoding ABC transporter substrate-binding protein has protein sequence MKIKNKITTSVLGAMLGLSASTLSAADMGKWIEEFQPSALTKAEQKTEMDWFEKAAMPYKGMTIKVVSEGIGTHVYESKTLTKAFFDLTGIKVIHDIIGEGDVVEKLQTQMQTGQNIYDAYINDSDLIGTHWRYKQARDLTDWMANEGKSVTNPNLDLKDFIGTSFTTGPDGKLYQLPDQQFANLYWFRYDWFTDKKNMADFKAKYGYELGVPVNWSAYEDIAEFFTGREIDGKKVYGHMDYGKKDPSLGWRFTDAWMSMAGMGDKGEPNGLPVDEWGIRVNDKSQPVGSCVQRGGATNSPAAVYAIEKYSEWLKKYAPPSASGMVFSEAGPVPAQGEIAQQMFWYTAFTADMVKDKIAVVNEDGTPKWRMAPSPHGAYWEEGTKIGYQDAGSWTLMKSTPVKNAQAAWLYAQFVTSKTVDVKKSHVGLTFIRESTINHESFTKRAPKLGGLVEFYRSPARVQWSPTGTNVPDYPKLAQLWWQNIGDASSGAKTAQEALNSLCLAQEKVLKRLERAGVQGEIGPKLNKESDAEYWLKQPGSPKAKLANEKPTPVTISYDKLIKSWTK, from the coding sequence ATGAAAATTAAAAATAAAATTACTACATCGGTTCTTGGTGCAATGTTAGGTTTAAGTGCAAGTACTTTAAGTGCTGCAGATATGGGTAAATGGATTGAAGAATTCCAACCTTCTGCGCTTACAAAAGCAGAACAAAAAACTGAAATGGATTGGTTTGAAAAAGCTGCAATGCCTTATAAAGGGATGACTATTAAAGTTGTATCTGAAGGTATAGGAACACATGTTTATGAAAGTAAAACATTAACAAAAGCATTCTTTGATTTAACAGGAATAAAAGTTATTCATGACATTATTGGTGAAGGTGATGTTGTTGAAAAATTGCAAACACAAATGCAAACAGGTCAAAATATATATGATGCATATATTAATGATTCAGATTTAATAGGAACTCATTGGAGATACAAGCAAGCTAGAGATTTAACAGATTGGATGGCGAATGAAGGAAAAAGTGTTACTAATCCTAATTTAGATTTAAAAGACTTTATAGGTACTTCTTTTACAACTGGTCCAGATGGTAAGTTATATCAGTTACCAGATCAACAATTTGCTAACCTTTATTGGTTTAGATACGATTGGTTCACAGATAAGAAAAACATGGCTGACTTTAAAGCTAAATATGGTTATGAATTAGGTGTTCCTGTAAACTGGTCAGCATATGAAGATATCGCAGAGTTCTTTACTGGTAGAGAAATTGATGGTAAAAAAGTTTATGGACATATGGATTATGGTAAAAAAGATCCATCTTTAGGTTGGAGATTTACTGATGCATGGATGTCAATGGCAGGTATGGGTGATAAAGGTGAACCTAATGGTCTTCCAGTTGATGAATGGGGAATTAGAGTAAACGATAAGTCTCAACCAGTTGGGTCTTGTGTTCAAAGAGGGGGAGCTACAAACTCGCCAGCAGCTGTTTATGCAATTGAAAAATACTCTGAATGGTTAAAGAAATATGCACCACCTAGTGCTTCTGGTATGGTATTCTCTGAAGCTGGACCAGTTCCTGCTCAAGGTGAAATTGCTCAACAAATGTTCTGGTATACAGCATTTACGGCTGATATGGTAAAAGATAAAATTGCTGTAGTAAACGAAGATGGTACTCCAAAATGGAGAATGGCTCCATCTCCACATGGTGCTTATTGGGAAGAAGGAACAAAAATTGGTTATCAGGATGCTGGTTCTTGGACTTTAATGAAATCAACTCCTGTTAAAAATGCGCAAGCTGCATGGTTATATGCACAGTTTGTTACATCAAAAACAGTTGATGTAAAAAAATCGCATGTTGGTTTAACTTTTATTAGAGAATCAACAATTAATCATGAATCATTTACGAAAAGAGCACCAAAACTTGGTGGTTTAGTAGAATTCTATAGATCACCTGCTAGAGTGCAATGGTCTCCAACAGGAACAAATGTACCTGACTATCCAAAGTTAGCACAATTATGGTGGCAAAATATAGGTGATGCTTCTTCTGGAGCTAAAACAGCGCAAGAAGCTTTAAATTCACTTTGTTTAGCACAAGAAAAAGTTCTTAAAAGACTTGAAAGAGCTGGTGTACAAGGTGAGATTGGTCCAAAATTAAATAAAGAGAGTGATGCAGAGTATTGGTTAAAGCAACCAGGTTCTCCTAAAGCTAAATTAGCGAATGAGAAACCAACTCCAGTAACTATTTCTTATGACAAATTAATTAAGTCATGGACAAAATAA
- a CDS encoding DUF2160 domain-containing protein: MDLSWMAWTSGTATFFICIFVALMGMIVWAIKWPQAPRVGILRIETTPGDRLFLSLLGSAFISLAWLAIFGAPIYGGMIVCFIYALAVFRWV, translated from the coding sequence ATGGATTTATCATGGATGGCATGGACAAGTGGAACAGCTACGTTTTTCATTTGTATTTTTGTAGCTTTGATGGGTATGATAGTTTGGGCAATTAAATGGCCTCAAGCTCCAAGAGTAGGGATATTAAGAATTGAAACTACTCCTGGTGACCGACTTTTTCTTAGTCTATTAGGTTCTGCATTTATTAGTTTAGCCTGGTTAGCAATATTTGGTGCTCCAATTTATGGAGGAATGATTGTTTGTTTTATTTATGCTCTAGCGGTTTTTCGTTGGGTATAA
- a CDS encoding carbohydrate ABC transporter permease: MIMLIYIIFLMLPVYWLINMSFKTNEEILGTFSLFPNNFTFDNYIIIFTDPSWYWGYINSMTYVVLNTIISIAVALPAAYAFSRYKFLGDKHLFFWLLTNRMAPPAVFALPFFQLYSSVGLFDTHIAVALAHTLFNVPLSVWILEGFMRGVPKEIDETAYIDGFSFFGFFTKIFTPLIASGIGVAAFFCFMFSWVELLLSRTLTSVNAKSIAATMTKTVSASGVDWGVLAAAGVLTLIPGAIVIYFVRNHIAKGLSLGRV; this comes from the coding sequence ATGATTATGCTGATTTATATAATATTTTTAATGTTGCCAGTTTATTGGTTAATAAATATGAGTTTTAAAACAAATGAAGAAATATTAGGAACTTTTTCACTTTTTCCTAATAACTTTACATTTGATAATTATATTATAATCTTTACAGATCCCTCTTGGTATTGGGGATATATAAACTCAATGACATATGTTGTTCTTAATACAATAATATCTATAGCAGTTGCTTTACCTGCAGCTTATGCATTTTCTAGATATAAGTTTTTAGGAGATAAACATTTATTCTTTTGGTTATTAACTAACAGAATGGCACCACCTGCTGTATTTGCGCTGCCATTTTTTCAACTTTATTCAAGTGTTGGTTTATTTGATACACATATAGCGGTGGCTTTAGCTCATACATTATTTAATGTACCATTATCTGTTTGGATATTGGAAGGCTTTATGCGTGGTGTACCAAAAGAGATAGATGAAACTGCGTATATTGATGGTTTTAGTTTCTTTGGATTTTTTACAAAGATTTTCACTCCATTGATTGCGTCTGGTATTGGAGTTGCAGCATTTTTCTGTTTTATGTTTTCTTGGGTAGAATTATTACTTAGTAGAACATTAACATCAGTTAATGCAAAATCAATTGCAGCAACAATGACAAAAACTGTATCTGCTTCAGGAGTTGATTGGGGTGTACTAGCAGCAGCTGGTGTACTTACACTTATTCCTGGTGCTATTGTTATATATTTTGTTCGTAATCATATTGCCAAGGGTCTATCTCTTGGACGAGTTTAA
- a CDS encoding carbohydrate ABC transporter permease: MKKTVNQKAWFLVLPVLLLVGFSAVIPLMTVVNYSVQDTFGNNQFFAVGLEWFEEILHSERIHDALGRQVLFTSIILLIEIPLGIFIALHMPKKGFWASACLILVALPLLVPWNVVGTIWQIFGRTDIGLLGHTLASFGIEYNYTQNVLDAWITIIVMDVWHWTSLVVLLCYAGLQSIPSAYYQAAKIDQASNWNVFRYIQLPKMMGVLLIATLLRFMDSFMIYTEPMVVTGGGPGNATTFLSIDLVKMAIGQFDLGPAAAFSLIYFLVILLTSWAFFTIMTNIDKQEN, encoded by the coding sequence ATGAAAAAAACAGTAAATCAAAAAGCATGGTTTTTAGTATTACCTGTATTGTTGCTTGTAGGTTTTTCTGCAGTTATTCCTTTAATGACAGTTGTGAATTATTCAGTACAAGATACTTTTGGAAATAATCAGTTCTTTGCTGTTGGATTAGAATGGTTTGAAGAAATTCTACATTCAGAACGAATTCATGATGCCTTGGGAAGACAAGTTCTTTTTACCTCTATAATTTTACTGATTGAAATTCCTTTAGGAATATTTATAGCTTTACATATGCCTAAAAAAGGTTTTTGGGCATCAGCTTGTTTAATTTTAGTTGCTTTACCACTTTTAGTACCTTGGAATGTTGTTGGTACAATTTGGCAAATTTTTGGAAGAACTGATATTGGACTATTAGGACATACACTAGCTTCTTTTGGTATTGAATATAATTATACTCAAAATGTGTTAGATGCATGGATTACTATTATTGTTATGGACGTATGGCACTGGACATCACTTGTTGTACTACTTTGTTATGCTGGTTTACAGTCAATTCCTTCAGCCTATTATCAAGCAGCGAAAATTGATCAAGCATCTAATTGGAATGTATTTAGATATATACAACTTCCTAAAATGATGGGTGTTTTATTAATTGCTACATTGTTAAGATTTATGGATAGTTTCATGATTTATACAGAACCAATGGTTGTAACAGGTGGTGGTCCAGGAAATGCTACAACTTTTCTTTCTATTGATTTAGTAAAGATGGCAATAGGACAATTCGATTTAGGACCAGCTGCTGCATTTTCATTAATATACTTCCTAGTTATATTATTGACATCTTGGGCATTTTTTACAATCATGACAAATATTGATAAGCAGGAGAATTAA
- a CDS encoding ABC transporter ATP-binding protein, whose protein sequence is MAKITLSNLAHSYMKNPKNKEDYVLQPLNHEWDDGAAYALLGPSGCGKSTLLNIISGILTPSEGSILFDDKDVTFADTTNRNIAQVFQFPVVYDTMTVRENLEFPLKNRGANNQYIDQRVGSIARAIQVEDILDKKARGLSADAKQKISLGRGMVREDVNAILFDEPLTVIDPHMKWELRTQLKALHKELKHTMIFVTHDQTEALTFADKVVVMNGGHVLQIGTPEELFEKPAHTFVGYFIGSPGMNVFEAKVTGNIANLQGYEVNLNSTYKSLQGKIELGIRPEFIELCEDGEGIKIEISRIEDVAHHKIVRAKYNNRKVNIIVPEDVKITPTMNSIKFKLEGVNVYVNDWLVEGELL, encoded by the coding sequence ATGGCAAAAATAACTCTTTCAAATTTAGCTCATAGTTATATGAAAAATCCAAAAAATAAAGAAGACTATGTACTTCAACCTCTAAATCATGAATGGGATGATGGAGCAGCATATGCACTTTTAGGACCTTCTGGTTGTGGTAAATCTACTTTATTAAATATTATCTCAGGAATTTTAACACCTTCTGAGGGAAGTATTTTATTTGATGACAAGGATGTGACTTTTGCAGATACTACAAATAGAAATATTGCACAAGTTTTTCAATTTCCTGTAGTATACGACACAATGACAGTTCGAGAAAATTTAGAATTTCCTTTAAAAAATAGAGGAGCAAATAATCAATATATTGATCAAAGAGTAGGTTCAATTGCAAGAGCAATTCAAGTTGAAGATATTTTAGATAAAAAAGCAAGAGGCTTAAGTGCAGATGCTAAACAGAAAATATCATTAGGTCGTGGAATGGTTCGAGAAGATGTAAATGCTATTCTTTTTGATGAACCTTTAACTGTAATTGACCCTCATATGAAATGGGAATTAAGAACACAACTTAAAGCCTTACATAAAGAATTAAAACATACAATGATTTTTGTAACACATGATCAAACTGAAGCTTTAACTTTTGCAGATAAAGTTGTTGTTATGAATGGAGGACATGTATTACAAATAGGTACTCCTGAAGAATTATTTGAAAAACCTGCACATACTTTTGTTGGATACTTTATTGGCTCTCCAGGTATGAATGTTTTTGAAGCAAAAGTTACGGGTAATATTGCTAACCTTCAAGGCTATGAAGTAAATCTTAACTCTACTTATAAATCTTTACAAGGAAAAATTGAACTAGGAATAAGACCCGAATTTATTGAATTATGTGAAGATGGAGAAGGTATAAAAATAGAAATTAGTCGTATTGAGGATGTTGCTCATCATAAAATTGTAAGAGCAAAATATAATAATAGAAAAGTAAATATTATTGTTCCTGAAGATGTAAAAATTACTCCAACTATGAATAGTATAAAATTTAAATTAGAAGGTGTAAATGTTTATGTTAATGATTGGTTAGTAGAAGGAGAGTTACTATGA